A segment of the Diachasmimorpha longicaudata isolate KC_UGA_2023 chromosome 5, iyDiaLong2, whole genome shotgun sequence genome:
AAGACTGCAGAAGAgtgacattaaaaaataaaactccaATTCGTGTATTTTGGAGGATCTTGGAAATTATCGATGAAAATGGAATTAACCCTCAAATATCTTATTCATCGTCTTCCGGAGTCATCGAACCACTAAATGAAACTCattttgatatttattttcacggaCAACTGGTTGGGACCATCGTCAAGGAAACAATACGCgtgggaatatttttatttgaaaatgatGAGGAGTCATTATTGACGGAagatataaatatttcagCTGAAGTTTACGACGTTTCTGTAGACGTCAACGATGCAAATCCGATTGATCTAAAAACTGTGAAAATAGGAGAGCGAACGTCCGAAGGTTTTTCGTTGAAGAATCAAGGACAGTACGATATAAATTTCGTCCTGCaactagaaaaattcaaaaaacttCCAGgactcgataaaaaattatttaaaaatttcaaagattATCTAAAGATAAATCCTCTTGCTGGAACTCTAGGTCGAAACAAATTAACATCAATTAATCTCGATTTCATCcctaaaatggaaatgaaattgaaaaacctCCCGATTATTAAATGCAACCTGTTCGATACTTCGAAAGATGCGACATTAATTGCGGAAATTCCTTTAACAATTACAATTACCGCCCAGTACTCGAAATTCACAATCGAGCCCTATCCAGAATTATTTGGCGGTTCGATTCCCATCTtgacccataaaaatgtctatTTCACGATCAGAAATGTCGGAATATTCCCAATCGAATACAAGATCGATTCTAACTCGTTCGAAACCACTCAAGACGTTGAAATAATTCAGATTCTCCCCCCAAAACTGTCGAAAAATCCATCaaagaaaaaaggaaaaaaatcagtcatTGATGTTCCCTCAAAGAGTTCAACAAATATTTCGATACCATTGGAATCCGATGACAGGCCCTTGAACATTGGACCCTTCACCCTACTCCAAAGAGAAGGAACAATAGCTGTTGGACAAATGACTGAAATAACAATCGATTGTAACCCACAAGTTGAAGGAAAATTAACtaagaatattttcataaagTGTTCTAATTGCTCTGCTGAAGATCAGAATGGCCGCCAACTGATTCTCACCTTAGACTCCTGCAcgccaaaaattaatttcgatgacttctcgtcaatttttcatcacagTTATATGGCAGAAACAGTCGATGATTTCACCTGCACTTACGATAATgcttattcaattttttcaaagcaagACAAAACCCTCCATTTTGAAAAAGTCATTGTTTCGAGTCTCTATAGAGTTGAGTTGAAGCTGTATAATCCAGGTTTGGTTCCAGCAGAAGTTAAAATGACCCTTCGATCAGAAGAAATTGACGAAGAAACCAATGTTTTCAACATTGAACCTCGAAGAGAGACAATTCCACCTATGACCAGTCGGATATTTACAGTGTCTTTCACTCCAATCCGCATGTGCACTTATTCCTGCATCTTGGAAGCAGCAGTTGTGCTTCCAGATCACCTGAAGTTCCAAAAGCTCTCAGTGAAATTGAGTGGTGATGGTTGTATTCCAGAAATAACCTTCATAGAGCCCAACTACCTCTACAAACAGGGAACGATATCgttgaattttggaaaatgtcTGCTGGGACAAATTCAGACTAAAATCCTTGTCTTCAAAAATACCGGAAAAGTCAAAGCCAAAGTTATCGCGGAAATCATTGATGATATTAACAGTCTGTACTATCTAGAAGTTGGTGATGCTGGTGGAGATGTTCATGGAGTCCATCgtttgaagaataattttgtagAGATTGTTTCCAACAGTGGAGACACTTCCAAGATTTTGGTGCTCTTTGAAGCACGAGAAATCGGTATTTTCGACAGTCTTGTTCGAATTTTCCTAAGCGATAATCCTTACGAAGTTACGAATATTAATCTGAAAGCTGAGGGGTTCATTGAGCCAGTAGTTATTAAAGGTTTAACTTTAgtagataaattaaaaaataatacaattgGTAATGAAGATAAACTCGTGGTTTCTActgagaaaaatggaaaatctaaAAAGAAGAAAGGCAGTATCActcaaaaaatgaagaaatcttCCCCAGGGGCGGAAGCTGGTGTTGAAGATCCAAAAGCTGTAACTTTGGCTTATGAACTTGATGCTGGCATTTGCCCCTTCGAAGAAGAACGAGTTCTGGGATTCGAAATGGTGAACACTTGTGAAGATAAATGGTTCAGATTCGAATTTGACAGCCACAACATATTCCATTTCATTCCATCAGTTGGTCATCTGAATCCTTTAGAAAATAAGAAGATTATCATGAAATTTAGTATTAGAGAACCAGTTGTGTATGAACGATTACCTTTGAATTGTTTTGTCGATGAAATTCAACTGGCAGAAAttggtgaacaattttttgtcaGTTGGGATGACCAACAGACAAAAACCGTCGTGGAGGAGGTTCCTCCTTCAAATTCGGAAGAAAGTTATGAAGAGAATTGTACAactttgaaggaaattaattaCCCTGTGAGAGAACCTCGTTACGAACTGATCTGCAAAGAGTCAGAAATCATTCAGCTAGTTGTCTCTGCTATGGCCGCTTGGACTACTTATTACTGTCCAGTGGAGGAAATCAATTTCGATGACACTTTCATACTTGAGGTAAgttgtttcaaatttcaatataAACTTCAATAGAATTTGTCAAACCCTTTTGTATATCTCTtgaacccccccccccctcggtGCCATCTTTCATTTCCAGAAGAGGAACTACACTTTTAAAGTGACAAATCCCGGAATCATCAAAGTAATCTACACATGGAAGATTATGGATCATAACCATCACTtcgagaattattttgaaaaacagCCAAATTCTGACGGTTCGCAAAATTCCCTCGGTTTATTTGCGGAATTCAATAACGAAAACAAGACTGAGGATTCCAGAACGGATGCCAGTATCGAACAGGACTTCCCGATACTGTCAAGATGTTTCAAAATTCTCCCTGAGACAGGAGtaatatttccaaatgaaACAACGGAGTTTCGTCTCACGTTTTcacctgaagaaaaaagacaATACAATGCAATTCTTATCTGCGAGATTGCCTGTCTCAATCCACAAACTCGTCAGTTGAAAATCCCAATTAGCGGAAAAGCTCTTCTCCCACACTGTCACTTTGACATTCCCGAATTCAGTGATGACTATTTGAAAACGGTAACAAATATCGAGAATTTACTAGAGactatgaaaataattgaattcaggATCATTGGAGTTGGAGGGCATCACACAAAGCAATTTAATTTGATCAATCCATCTGATAATTCTTATAAATTCTCTTGGAAGGAGAAAACATTGAGAATAATTGTAAATGGTCAAGAATTCCCGTATTTTTGTTGTGAAAGGACCAAAGGAATTGCAACGATGAGAGAAAAGACGGAAATGACATTCTCATTTTTTGCTAAAGATGTCGGGACTTTTGAGTCTTTATGGGAATTTTGTATCGATGAATTTGAAGTGAAAGTGCCTTTCTTGTTGGTGGGAGTCGTCACAGAGCCCCGAATCATATGCTGCCCATCAAGAGTACAGTTCAAACCGACGGTCATAAGTAATTTAATCGATCCCCTGATAATAATAGTAACAATCATGGCGATCGATTCTGACGCATTCCTTCCTTTTTTAAAGGGACTATAGTTGAAGAGTCTGTTGTGTTAACGAATTACGAGGATAATTCACTGGACTTTTCTGTGGTCAGAAATTCGTTGTTTTCTGATGGCGGATTACAACGATTATTTGTGGAACCGATGACTGGAATTTTAGTGCCGAAGAATGGAACATTATTAACGTGAGCTTTCGTCTTATCTCATTGATTCCCCTCCAAAATACAAATTATTGTGTttctaattcaatttaatttcgttTTTATTGTTCCTTCAGCATTAAATTTAAATCGGCAATAGTgggtaattttgatttttccctGGGAATTCAAGTTGAGAAGATGAGAGAACCATTATGTATTCTCATTGCTGCACGAGTATGTGAAGTTATACCTCGTCTAATTTATATCGGTGTTCATAACGAGACAATGGAACTTCAATCGAATTATGAAAATACCATAGACTTGGGAAAAATGATGATTAAGAAACcgataattgttaattttgaattatggAACATGGGAGAACTACCGTTTCAGTACCAGTGGAATTTAAGAATGGACTctacaataattaataaaaatatgtttGAGATAAAAATCAACGCCCCCGAGGGAGAGGTTCAGAGCACAAAAACTGTCAGAAGTTGTCTAAGTGTTGTGgcactaaaaaaaatgaatttgacGAACCATCGATTGACTATGAAGGTATCAAATTTCCTACCATTTGGTCCGGATGGGGTAATTCGGGTAATTCATCGTCGATAGTGTgacaaaacaaattaaattctatTTAATGTTCAGATAATAAATGGTCCAATATTTACGGTATTATTGAACGCCTCAGCAAAAGTTCCTCCCGTAAAATTCAGCTTTACGCAATATGACTTTGGAGCATGCTATATCCGAGATCAATCACAGCCCTATGAAGTCCTTCTAAGGATTTCAAATGAAGAGGAAAATCCTGCCCTGTAattttcaatataattttaGCTGTTACACTTCCCGACTCtctaattcattattattttttatttctttccacAGAGTCGAAGTTAAAGCAGAAAATTTACAGAATTTCCTAATCAATAGTGATCCGCTTTCTCAAGCAATTTCTACTCGAACTCCCGTGTCAGTCCCTATTTATTTTCTACCTGCAGAAGAGCAGAAATATGAGGGacatttaatatttatcatcAACTCAACGATTACTAAGAGAATAACAGTGAGGGGCGAAGGAATCTGTCCTAAAgtaatttatcattaaattgAGTAATCTTCATTAGTAATAATCACTGCAGATctattaatttgattaatttaaaCATCGCTGTCATTTTACGAAATTACAGGCGagaatttccgaaaaaaataacaatttaacaCAAGTTTTTAACTTCTCAGTTTTTCGTAAagaattatcaatgaaaaatgttaaaaacctTGATCTATCCATCGTAAACTTTTTTGTTAAGtacttaataaaatattttgccGATCCTCAACTTTCATTAGTTGAAATTGCCAAACAATAAAACTTTTCAGGTGAATCTACTAAGGCCTACTGACAAGCTCATTGATTTAGGCCACGTACCAATTGGCAAAGAAACAAAACGAAGTTTATCTATAATAAATTCCGGGAAAAGACCTTTCAAACTCCATGTCAATTTCCGGAAACATACTCATCACGAGGCACTCAATCAACGAACACCATCAATAGatgattcaataaaaatccaccCAGCGAGCGTATTCACCCTTTCTCCGAATAAGACCCAAGAGATAACGATAAAATTCAAGCCCCAAAGAAGAATGAATTCCTTTGAGGGAATCATCGGCGCCCTAATAGACTTCACGTTCATCCCTCTTTCCATCCTCCGCGGAAAATGCCTCGCACCGGAATTCCACCTGAATCGATCGACAATCCAATTTGACGCTATTACCGAGGGCTTCACCGAGGAGCAAAAAATCGTTCTACATAATTCTGGGGATTTCACATCTAAATTCCAGTGGAATCTCTCGAACCTCCCTCATTGTTTCACCATCGAGCCAGTCGAAGGCATTTCCTCCCCAGGAGGTGACGTCGCGTTCAATATAAAATTCACggctgataaaaaaatcagacgATTCGAGGGGAAGGGAACAATGGAAATagaaaactataaaaaaattatagtgaGTTTCATTGGAAACTCTAAATCCCTTCCAAAACCCACCGGTACCATAAAGTTCACGACTCCCGTGCGAAAAGAGGATCAAAACTACATAAAAGTGGAAAACGATTTGAATATTatggaaaaaatcgaaataacaACGTTCGGGAATCATTTTATTGCAGATAAATCGTTAAATATACTCCCGAAATCTTCCCAATCAATTACCATAAAATATTTGCCTTTGGTCATGACTTCTGAAGGCCAATTTCATGAaggaataattattgtaaaatcGCTAGAACGAAAATCAGTGgagatttataaattaaaaggCGTTAGTTCTCCTCCAGAATCCCAGGGGACAATCGTTCGCGAAATTCCAGCGAAGAAAAGACAtacagaattattttcagtAGAAAATTGGAGCAATAAGACTCAATGTTTCATGGCCAGTATTCAGTTAACGAGCCCCAaaagaactgaaatatttacattCACAGGAAATAACAAGATCGATGTGAATGCTGGAGGAAGACGGAGTTATCAGGCTGTCTTTCATTGCTTTAATGAATCGGAGCTAAACTTCAGAGTATCGTTTACAAACTCAGAAAGTGAGTACCAATTTTATGAAGTTGAGTATAAAGTAACGAAGCCTGAAATTCTCAAGAGGATTGACTTGACTACAACTGCAAGAACTTCTACAAATCACTCGCTTGAGATATATAATCCACTAGCAGACAGAAATATCAATTATTCTTCAGCGAAGTGGGAGAATTCATTAGACATTTCGATCGATGGAATTCCTAAAATACTTTCACCTAAATCGGTTGATAAAATTACAATTCGATATCTTCCCATGTTTCCTGGAGAATCGAGAGAGTTGCTTGAAGTATTTAGTGAGGAATTGGGAGTTTTCCCTTACGAACTGAACTTGAAATCTCTTCCTGCAATTCCGGAGAAAATCGTGACCGTCTCTACAAGTTTGGGAGACTCAAAAACATTTGATATTTTAGTGAAGAATTCAAGTAGAGCCACtgcaaaattttctattaagATCGACGAGCCTTTTGCCTGTAAGGAAGatacaattttcattgattctgGAGAACAGAAGATT
Coding sequences within it:
- the LOC135162252 gene encoding hydrocephalus-inducing protein homolog translates to MYSEAQPTYFPFSLSDTSGTYSPGESGVISSYFKPTRGGSYKVEIIFEIDDGKRESLKLLGRGIEQKVRISESRIIFAPGVPGATRQEKEFSIKSLSKSPLEFAWQHLNEVGIVEERIMGVLIHYYGSKEILLPVRQLGAGLPKKIYEFYEELIGEMKSYFSINVGDELEDSTKLHNYIDILHQDSEFPKNMKDPVAAIFAELNSPTENPEVDKKVDVSNDMRSIIFYGAPFTKYQETACKTARKLDIPLLNLDSAMTEVIATGESPASSTVRQLINERYQELLTDAQKLIQDDDLISRRDTSERILNSDENDDYLKGNVDYTFFHPPDPLISFRKIPGPEDLEILDLLSQYEYKIEALSLLEKILGNSEEVMKGKLNVKGVEKMSKMIKTSQKNTLANIEVDSFADILKEVLMKEELKDGFVLQTLNNVFIEDHSPTFSKILESIPPESIAFINFHNSLETYQRKVSEKLNQIAKEEHEKLLLKLKVMDEMSLSEFEKLSEDDKNLFFEKIQRPRIEEARERREKFKKKISKPKVEEVLESSSFSTEDKQSLPLPVSAITENLGKSLKKKGQVTMKGKQSSADARNDQKEPKIGNIKANGQQQEKVENPRSDQAIAEAMELYNRNFNTIKSMIDDRSKTWVAAFADPWCPTSYDFIVDRIVESRPKKDIKSTETKKSIPQIAENIYSIYSYNKDKPFFPALPNEVPFQIGNIQEAPGGTMNARTILDAGEVKRFKVVFQPQEIGDFHQEFLLNVIGNHHKVYRISLSGIADIPRFTMDPKSIFTRIKETKIDEIHDPTFFVDTKTFDFGFLLTPEKHLKEARVHHKIAKFNFSNSSLINADVHYSLLNEHSKGFSLNKSSASVPPDENEVLTIIATAPQLGPNTDKLLIKIINNTQVEEIMLKSSGCQLNIEVQGKVLDFGRILLYRKDCRRVTLKNKTPIRVFWRILEIIDENGINPQISYSSSSGVIEPLNETHFDIYFHGQLVGTIVKETIRVGIFLFENDEESLLTEDINISAEVYDVSVDVNDANPIDLKTVKIGERTSEGFSLKNQGQYDINFVLQLEKFKKLPGLDKKLFKNFKDYLKINPLAGTLGRNKLTSINLDFIPKMEMKLKNLPIIKCNLFDTSKDATLIAEIPLTITITAQYSKFTIEPYPELFGGSIPILTHKNVYFTIRNVGIFPIEYKIDSNSFETTQDVEIIQILPPKLSKNPSKKKGKKSVIDVPSKSSTNISIPLESDDRPLNIGPFTLLQREGTIAVGQMTEITIDCNPQVEGKLTKNIFIKCSNCSAEDQNGRQLILTLDSCTPKINFDDFSSIFHHSYMAETVDDFTCTYDNAYSIFSKQDKTLHFEKVIVSSLYRVELKLYNPGLVPAEVKMTLRSEEIDEETNVFNIEPRRETIPPMTSRIFTVSFTPIRMCTYSCILEAAVVLPDHLKFQKLSVKLSGDGCIPEITFIEPNYLYKQGTISLNFGKCLLGQIQTKILVFKNTGKVKAKVIAEIIDDINSLYYLEVGDAGGDVHGVHRLKNNFVEIVSNSGDTSKILVLFEAREIGIFDSLVRIFLSDNPYEVTNINLKAEGFIEPVVIKGLTLVDKLKNNTIGNEDKLVVSTEKNGKSKKKKGSITQKMKKSSPGAEAGVEDPKAVTLAYELDAGICPFEEERVLGFEMVNTCEDKWFRFEFDSHNIFHFIPSVGHLNPLENKKIIMKFSIREPVVYERLPLNCFVDEIQLAEIGEQFFVSWDDQQTKTVVEEVPPSNSEESYEENCTTLKEINYPVREPRYELICKESEIIQLVVSAMAAWTTYYCPVEEINFDDTFILEPNSDGSQNSLGLFAEFNNENKTEDSRTDASIEQDFPILSRCFKILPETGVIFPNETTEFRLTFSPEEKRQYNAILICEIACLNPQTRQLKIPISGKALLPHCHFDIPEFSDDYLKTVTNIENLLETMKIIEFRIIGVGGHHTKQFNLINPSDNSYKFSWKEKTLRIIVNGQEFPYFCCERTKGIATMREKTEMTFSFFAKDVGTFESLWEFCIDEFEVKVPFLLVGVVTEPRIICCPSRVQFKPTVIRTIVEESVVLTNYEDNSLDFSVVRNSLFSDGGLQRLFVEPMTGILVPKNGTLLTIKFKSAIVGNFDFSLGIQVEKMREPLCILIAARVCEVIPRLIYIGVHNETMELQSNYENTIDLGKMMIKKPIIVNFELWNMGELPFQYQWNLRMDSTIINKNMFEIKINAPEGEVQSTKTVRSCLSVVALKKMNLTNHRLTMKIINGPIFTVLLNASAKVPPVKFSFTQYDFGACYIRDQSQPYEVLLRISNEEENPALVEVKAENLQNFLINSDPLSQAISTRTPVSVPIYFLPAEEQKYEGHLIFIINSTITKRITVRGEGICPKEITRSM